The following are from one region of the Terriglobales bacterium genome:
- a CDS encoding ATP-binding cassette domain-containing protein: MQTVSSSYVSIVLQAQHLVRAVNGKTIVNDVSFDVNAGELLAIVGPSGAGKSSLLRLLNRLDEPTSGTLLIEGKDYRETPTRELRRRVGMVMQRPFVFAGTVAENLRFGPQQQGRTLSDEEIEGLLHDVGLAGYAAEDVGHLSGGEAQRVCFARALANQPTVLLLDEPTSALDEAAKLEVEAVIRRISGQGVTSVMVTHDFRQARRLATRAAQLASGKLVRIGPASEVLNVETTLS; encoded by the coding sequence GTGCAGACTGTATCCTCTTCCTACGTGTCCATCGTTCTCCAAGCTCAGCATCTCGTCCGCGCGGTAAATGGCAAGACCATTGTTAACGACGTCAGCTTCGATGTGAATGCCGGCGAGCTTCTAGCCATTGTAGGTCCGAGCGGAGCAGGGAAGTCTTCGCTGCTGCGACTGCTCAATCGACTCGACGAGCCCACCAGCGGCACCCTGCTGATCGAAGGCAAAGACTATCGGGAAACTCCCACCCGAGAATTGCGGCGGCGCGTTGGCATGGTGATGCAGCGGCCATTTGTCTTTGCTGGCACCGTGGCTGAGAATCTGCGCTTCGGTCCGCAGCAGCAGGGAAGAACTCTCAGCGACGAAGAGATCGAGGGACTGTTGCACGATGTGGGACTCGCTGGCTATGCCGCCGAAGATGTCGGACATCTCTCGGGGGGCGAAGCCCAGCGAGTTTGCTTCGCGCGCGCCTTAGCGAACCAGCCCACCGTTCTTCTGCTTGACGAGCCCACATCGGCGCTCGACGAAGCGGCAAAGCTCGAAGTGGAAGCGGTGATACGAAGAATCTCCGGGCAGGGGGTGACGTCGGTGATGGTCACCCACGACTTTCGCCAGGCGCGGCGCCTTGCTACCCGCGCAGCTCAACTTGCGTCCGGCAAGCTTGTCAGAATCGGACCGGCATCTGAGGTGCTGAATGTTGAAACAACTCTTTCCTAA
- a CDS encoding ABC transporter permease, with translation MLKQLFPNQVALGFAQAGVTAVLAMLVGFAASKRGIRVEWETLVALARGLAQIVAVGFILVFMLKGPQWTSALMLSAMVIAAGTTSARRTKKIPGSFEVSFWSILIGSGSVIAVMTWAGVIDGAITSIVPVGSMIIANAMNTNALALDRFRAEVEAHIGEIESALALGAAPDVSVSPAVQKSFSASLIPALNNLRSLGLVWIPGLMAGMVLSGSSPLYAAIYQFVVIAMIFASSGLTSLICTSLIRQRIFTPAEQLVLAK, from the coding sequence ATGTTGAAACAACTCTTTCCTAATCAAGTGGCACTGGGCTTTGCCCAGGCCGGAGTCACGGCAGTGCTCGCGATGCTCGTCGGATTTGCGGCCAGCAAGCGCGGCATTCGCGTGGAATGGGAGACACTGGTCGCCCTCGCTCGCGGATTGGCGCAGATCGTCGCCGTTGGCTTCATTCTGGTTTTCATGCTCAAGGGCCCGCAATGGACGAGCGCCCTCATGCTCTCGGCCATGGTGATCGCCGCCGGAACGACCTCAGCACGACGAACGAAGAAAATTCCCGGCTCTTTTGAAGTGTCATTTTGGTCCATCCTGATTGGGTCCGGATCCGTAATCGCGGTCATGACCTGGGCTGGCGTCATCGACGGTGCCATCACCTCCATCGTTCCCGTCGGCAGCATGATCATCGCCAACGCGATGAACACGAATGCGCTCGCGCTCGATCGCTTTCGTGCCGAGGTGGAAGCCCACATCGGCGAAATCGAATCAGCGCTGGCGCTCGGCGCCGCACCCGATGTCAGCGTCTCACCAGCAGTGCAGAAGTCATTCTCCGCGAGTTTAATTCCCGCGCTCAACAACCTGCGCTCTCTGGGATTGGTTTGGATTCCTGGCCTCATGGCCGGCATGGTGCTTTCTGGCTCCTCACCGCTGTATGCCGCTATCTACCAGTTCGTTGTGATCGCGATGATCTTTGCTTCTTCGGGCCTCACATCGCTCATCTGCACGAGCTTGATTCGTCAACGGATATTTACGCCGGCAGAGCAGTTGGTCTTAGCGAAGTGA